Below is a genomic region from Anoplopoma fimbria isolate UVic2021 breed Golden Eagle Sablefish chromosome 20, Afim_UVic_2022, whole genome shotgun sequence.
TTATTATACAAGAAATGATTTGCTCCTGTTCAAGacaattaaacataaataaagaaataaatacaaggATGGATTGCACCCCCCTTCATGACATACCAGGAAAGCCCTTAGCGCCAGGAACAAGTGTGAATGCCATCGCACATAGAAGGTATACTGcaaatacagacaaaacaaatgaaaaaatgtattcccCCCGCACGGAGCAGTAGTATTACACTTATTATACAGTACATTTCATTATCACATTATAACTGAGACACAAGTATTATACACTCAGTGGCCATgttattaggtacacctgtaCAATCTGGTCCATTGGTGATGATCCTGAGGTCATATTAATGTGTTGTACTGGTTGGAATTATATTGAGAGGTGTCTGTCATTTTCTGCTAACCTAATGTATgttgatagaaaataaaaaataaaaaataagaacagCCTCTCAATATAATGTAGTCCAGTACAACCCCACCGCAAACTATGACCTCACTAATAAACATATCATTAAATGAACACAATTATGGAAATGTCAACAGAAACTAAACATCATAAACTTTGTAAAGGTGGAATTTTTGGAGGACCTGTCGTATTGAACTGCAGTAGACTATACATGTGTAGGTTTTTCTTTAGCAGATTGcacaaaaaatgtatgacaGAGCAATGATGAGAAAGATCAATGGCCTAAAAACAGCATGCATTTGGAAATAGTCTcaatatttgtgaaaaaaaagttagtaCCAACTGAGTGTATATTACTTAaataatactgtatttattcTATATCATTAAAATAAGGAAGAAAACGattatattaaagaaaacagattacagtttaaaatgaattaaaatgaaaagttaattaCTTTTTTGGTACTTCCCAGCAGCTCTTCTCCTGCGATGGCTCCAtattctccttggtccagcagCCAGTGGTGGACATTTTGGCCCGGTGCTCATCTTGGAGCGGCCTTCTTCTGCTACCACCACATGTGGCTGCCCATCAGAAATGGCTGCAGCGCTGGGTAAAACCTTGACTGTTTCCTCTTCTGGGCTCATCTCTGATAGGGTTTGGGGTGGAAATTTTTGAACCACAGGCAGAATGGTTATTTTTGTGAATCCCCCTTCAGCAGAAACAGGCGGTGCCTCTGAACTAGCAGCATGGTAGAGCCTTCCAGGGGAATGACACATGTCGAGATTCTCCTGAAAAATGGGCATCACAGAGCTGCCTTTTTCTGCTGCAGGCAAAGCACTTTTATCATAATTATCAGTGAATTTGTGCTCCATCTTGGAGGAGAGGCCGGCATCGCTGtaatatgaaaaaaggaaataaattaaaacagataagtaataataatggaaacaaatacaataagcaGCTTACGCCAGAATGACTCCAGCCGTTACTGATCTCGTGATGCATAGACATACAGATTCAACCAAAAAAAGTAGGAAAATAAACTAACCCGCTTTCCTGGGTGTTTAGGCCACGGCCACCTTCaagagtaaaacattaaaacatgttaaactatGTTATACTATGTTAAACAATTTCTTTACAAAACAatccgtttttgtttttgtcttaagcACTGATCACTTTAAGCtaccagaaaaaaatgtatagtcaGGCATATTTGGTTTATATCTTGTTGAATATCTCTTCTGCTCATAAAAAAGTTTACAGTCTAATATCGATTATTAAACACAACCTGTTTCAcaatactgaaaataatatGGTTAAAAAAACCCGCATTATTGCGTCATTAAAGCTGCACTCTATAGGAATGTAACTGCGACATGTGCttctcattttgcttttttcacAGTTTAGCTTGTCACATCATCagcattttaaaagataaacaaaacaatgactttggTCACTGTAGTTCACAAAAACTGTGATTTGATCAAAAACTATGTGagtcaaaaaaagaattgaGGCGGTGCCCTCAATTCTTGTTGAAGCCGGCCtagaatgaatgaaacatgCAGAAGGCtgcccataaaaaaaaaagcttttctatTTCCCAAAGCAGTCAGAATTTAAATGAGCACACTTACTTTCTTGTCGAGGATGTAAAAAGCCCGTTGGAttggtcatttttttatcaaatgtaaaagaGCAAAGAAGATAAGAGGTTGCAAACAACTCGTCTGATAATATAATGGCgaaaacaggaaatgatagTCATAATGGACTTTTTAGATTTTAGGTTATGCGCATGTGCATAACCTAAAAAATAATACAAGATCTCCATCTGGtggaaaaatattgaattgactcttggtgttttatttgtttctttaaccTTTACTTAACAATGTTAGACCCGTCCTGATTGGTTCCCCCAATCTCACCAGCTCCGTGGAAGACGTCTCTCTACATGTTCCTGTGTCAGCAGTCTGAGCAAACTGCTATCCAGTTCCTCGTGGCCTGTTGGAAGTCCGGCCTCGGCACTCTCCTGTTCCTGTTCAGCCAACCACTGGTCCTACCAGCAGCCAGGTGATTTGTGGCCCGGCTGTCCTCCTTGGCCCTGAGTCTCCGATGGCCAGGTTCCAGAGGGGTCTTGCCAGTCAGCCCCCCCTGATGCACTCTCCGGTCCAGACTGCCTGTTGCCAGAGTCCATCAATCCAGTCCTGGGTCCAGAGCCAGCCTCCAGAGGGGCCCTTTGCTTTGACCTTGTTCAGCCCCATTCTTCAGTTCCCTGGCTACTTGATCcctgaaaaaaaagtgcatacgttaagggatcaccaaagttatcaCAGTTTATCccgaggggaacatgaatgtccaCCAAAAATGAAAGCGATATAATTGTTGTTCACCACTTGGACATGGGCTCAGGAAAACCCCTCTCCGCCTCGTCACGGCGACCACGTGACACCTCATCCACACAGTCACATGCCCTTCTGTTGATCAGCCACGTTCTACTCGTCTTAGAATCAGCCATTTTCATTGGTTCCTCTACAGTACATGATTTTAGGAGAGAAGAAGGCTAGGAACAGGTATAAAAAAGGCAACTATGTGAATTCATGTCCAGACCTGACCCAGCAGCTTTCTGTGCAAGAaaatttgtaaattatttttacaagTTAGAGTTTAAATCAACAACACATGTAGCTAgattaacatttaataatgtaCAACAAACTGGAGGAAAGACTGACAGAGAGGCCCGGTTAATGCCAGGAGGATCACAAGCCAACGCTCTAAATACACATGTGAACATAACCGaagaagcacaaaaaaaatgatattgtagCTTGACAAACCCGACactttctctgtctctactGGCCTGACCTACGTTTGTTAATCACTTTCATTGTTGTTCGGTTGTTTTCTCTGCATCCACATTTATTCTCTGATAACCAAGTGACTGCACTGTAATCAGAACTTCCTGTTAAATTGTCATCAAAAATGTCGGTGaaattgttttctatttccaGACCTGTGGAGCCATCCACTTTAAGTTCCTGATCTCATGACATTTCTGAAACTGTTCTGGAAGGCAAGGCTGTGACAGggattttaaatataaagaggtcaaataaaaactgatgaattcataaaaaggaatgaataataaaatggaaAGAAGGGTATTATGGAAAGGGCTGATTCTAAGACCCCCCTAATGCATTCCTAAACTCTAAAATGTATGAACTAGCAGAGGCCCAAACACAGactgatttgttttcttatttgggATTATTCCATCAAGTCTTCCAAAAATGAATGGAAGTAGCTGTGGAgacatttcacagaaaaaaaccacacatgTCAACCTCCCGGTGTCTCcacaggaaaaggaaaagtcaggggggGTCACCAACGTCAGTTGGATTTATTCTCGAACATCTGTACATCTAATGGCATCCATCCATTAAACCATTAtcttcatttcctcctctgctcccgtCAGAACTACTACGGCAACTAGAGGATTTTgggaggaattaaaaaaaaaaaaggacttatGGTGTCATTGGTCTTGGGGGGACTGTCCCTTGTTGATATGTGTATAAGTTAGGGCTTTTAAGTGCCTGTGCCTACTGTTTTATAATCCCTCGTGGCTCTCATATATAGTCTAACTAACCACTGTATTAGGGCTactatatcatattatattatatcatattatgttatattatattatattatattatattatattatattatattatattatattatattatattatatcatattattttatattatatattatattatatcatattattttatattatattatattatattatattatattatattatattatattatattattttattatattatattatattatattatattatattatattatattatattataagtgCTGCTCCTGTATTTTCCACCTGGTCATGGGCTCGGGAAAACCACCCTCCGCCTCATCTCGACCACCTCGTGACACCTCATCCACACAGTCAAATGCCCTTCTCTTCTCTCATTGTTTCCTCTCcagtaaattactttttgtcaCATTCCTGACCTGCAGCGCTCAGGCGTGCCTGTTTTGCTGAAGGCTATGGACGGGAGAGAAGAAGGCGTGGAACAGGTATAAAGAGAGGCAACTATGTGAATCCGTGTTCAGACCTGACGCAGCAGCTTTCCCTCTACAGCAAAAAAGGTGAGCAGATTTCTGTGGTAGAACATAGGAGAACGTAGTTTTATCCACTTTtggaacattttaattacatttactaAGAAACGTTAAACACTTTGTTTCCTTCTTGTATTGATGAGTCATCCTAATCTGGTTCTGGATCAACTAGATTAAAGCACTTAAAGAGGTTCTTGTTGCTAAAAAAGTTTAACTAAACAGTTTATTGAACAGTATGTGTTTGCCAACTGTCTTTAATGTGTTTACTggttaatttatgttttttctaacATCCTCAGTCCTATGTGAATCTTAATGACTGACTGTAGTTTCTCAGATACTATGACAAAGCATACTCACAGTATCTGAGAGACTATAAATACTCATATTCTCTCAGATACTATAACAATAAATACTCATAGTTTCTGAGAGACTTTAAATACTCATATTCTCTCAGATACTATGAcaataaatattcatagtttCTGCAAGACTTTAAATACTCATATTCTCTCAGATATTATGAACACTGATAGTCTCTCAGATTCTATGACAATGAATACTCGACTTTAAATACTCATAGTCTCTAAGAGaccataaatatttatagtCTCTCTGATACTATGAGTATTCATTTTGAAGCCATTGGCAGGAACTTAAACATGACggtgcctttttcttttttatgtgctGCCAACTTTGTGCTCCAGCTAAtgcaaagacaaacatttgtttttccctCTTGCGGACTTACTCGTTTGTCAgctttttaaatctctttgttCTAAAACACACAACTCAAAGTCTAAGTGTAAAATGTGCTACAGAACGCTGACTGGATGCCACGCTTCCATGCTCTTCAAACAATAAACATGTCTGTTTACAGGCTCAGTTAGAGGTCATTTATGCGGCTTTCTtgcataatttatttatgttcaggGTTTCTTTTGTCGGTTACTTCTGGATTCCAGATATCCTGGTTCCAGGCTTTTTCAATCACCGCCCACATCAAGTCTCTATTCTGTTTAGTGATTCACATTTTGATTCCAATTAAGTGAAACTAAATGACAGTTCAGTCAGTATATCAGGCTCTGACATTTTTAAGAATCCAGGAACCAGTCTTACTCACCAGAGTTGACACACCCTTCCTGGGAAACCTTCTactaaattcaattcaaattcaaattcaaatatttgCTCTGACAGACTGTTGGCAGGTCTGTTCGTGCTGAAAGGAAGCTCGTATGAGAGAGACAGTACGTGTACAGACATTTAAAGATACAACAGTGTCGCTCTGTGATAGTAAAGTCAAAAGCTGGTGAATCTAATTATGTTTGATGTGGATTTCATGTGGTGGAAGAAGAATCAAGTCttcttttactaaagtaaaaatagCAATCCCTCAAACAAAAAATACTCCAGAGTAAGGTAGaagtcatgcatttaaaatgatgctAAAGTACACAAGTCATGACATAATAGCTCCAGTGTCATATTATAGtagtaaaacaaatgtatttaatacatttaatgtttaaGCTTGTCGAAGTAAAGCTAATTATATTCCATGTAAACTGTTGGATGGTCTAAACTGTAACATGTGTATTCTATTAGCTACTCATATATTAACTTTACTATATTTAATCCTTTATCTTCAAAGAAAGATAAATGTCGTagtgtaaattacattttaaagcccTGAAATGAGTTGAAGTTTAAACTAACATACAATGAAAATACTCCACTTTCCAACATTGGAACCTTTTTTGATTTAGTTAGGTAGCTCTCTATATATGCTGCAAAATACACCTGATGAAAACTGATTATTTGAATTTAGTTCAATCTGAGTCGCCTGTTTGGTTGCCTCTTTAAACGTGATCGTAATTTGAGCTCCTGTCCAACTTCCTCTTGCACCAGAGCCTCAAACATTTAAGCATTATGCAAGATGACAAAGAGGAAAGTCCCagcaacaatttaaaaacaggaacagaACTCATCAGAAGCCCCaagaaagaacaaacagaaataacaggATATCAACTAGACAGCATCAAAAATATTCAATCAACATTTCTATACATcaatcaaacaataaacaaacattttattctttaacaAACTAACATTTAATgcaggaaatatgttttttctgcagtttaGTGTCTTTTAATAACATTGTGTGGTCTGAGCTTCAACGTGATTGTTAAAATGACCTCACCCTCACTCTGCAGTCGTCCCGTCGTGGCCTTGATGGCGTACTCCACCGAGACTCTCGCACAGGGCTGCTTTGGGAAGGTGTACAGGCAGAAGTACAATGATACCTGGGCTGCAGTCAAGAAGGTCCCCCAGCAACTCATCAACCAGAAGGACctggagagagagtgtgaagtGTACAAGTAAGCACAAGTGGTGTTGTTAATGTTAGCAGACTCAAAAACGGAAGAGTGGAAGGGTAAAAATATAAGTACTGAGAAGCTGATTCATTCTGAGGCATAATTCTTTAGCATAGAATCCTCAATCATAGAAgcgagacagaaacaaaaaggtaGAAATACTTGAAGATACAAGATTATTGCTGGCCATTACAACCAAAATGTGTGCCGAGGGCAAATATTTCTCATACTCCTCTGGTCTCATGCAGTACAATGGATCATTTTTCGTAAggaagatatttaaaataataaataattatcaattaaaaaataCCCAGTGTTACTGGAATATCAGTATTGATATtgcttatatttatattttataataaataatttatttttaaaatgatggtATAATTACAAGCACATATTTGGAAAATATTATAATTGTAAAAAGTTGAATGATGTTCTTTTAATTCTAAATAgttttaaaattgaaaaagtgttCTTCTAGGCTAGTTAACTTTTAGGTGTCTCTTAAACACTTACATTGTGTgtaccccctcctcccctttacTTATAAGGGTACACAGTGAGTATTTATTTGGTTCCTTATTTATCctgatttgtcattttctctttctctccatgaCTTGCTACCAATTATCTGCAGAAAGGCAGATCATCCCAACATAGTGAAGCTTCTGGGCAAGATAACGCTCGAGGCTGGAAAATGGGTCATTCCTCTAGAGTTTATCTTCGGAGAGGACTTGGAGACCACCATCTTCAAAGCATCAAAGTCTAAAATACAGGTAGAGTTAACATCCAAAGACAAAATGCATACGATCCAAGGTGAAGGTGAAATTAAGGATAGTAGGACCTACAGTACAAACAATTGTAAAGAAATATTTGCTTCTTATTAAAGTGTGAAGCTAGCAAAACACAATGATTTTAAATCTGAGTATAAACCCAATTTGGCCAtgatgacgtttttttttttttgtcattcaagAGAGCATGCATGGTTTGCACTAAATAAGGAAGGTTACCATGGACACTTGTAGTGTGCATCTGCTTAGGATAAAAAATCTCCTTATACAGACCAAACCTCAGTCTCAGTCTTTATGATATCATTTCTTCTTCATGCTTGAGTTTTATGACAGAAATCTGGACAAATATAGATTTGTCTTGTAGACTTTGTAGTCATCGTCACACCCTATTAACTTCAGAAAAGCATTTTATTCAAGCCTGAAGGGAAAGGGCGTGCAACTCAATAAGAGAAAGTCTGTTTATATTTCATGGTTGAGATATTTGATGCCAGTCCAGCTAAACTTGATCTCATATTTGTGCCTCTGCAGGTGTCTCCATCTGTTAAAGGCACTATCATCTTAGGCATGTGTGAAGGACTGCTCCACCTCCACTCCAGGGATATTGTCCATCAAGACCTCAAGCCTGAAAACATCATGGTGAGTCGAGGCCCGCGCAGACTGTCAGCATACTGTACGAAGGGTTAATGTCAAAAGTGTGAAAATCTTCATTCTGCagtcaaaaataatgaaatcatttaGTTACATTGTGCCACAACAATCTGTTTGGGCACCTGATtgatggggcggctgtggcacatgaggtagattGTCCCGTGGtttggttcaaacccctctaccggcatgccgaggtgtccttgagcaagacacctaaccccaagttgctccccgggcgcttcattgcagcccagctcctccgggatgggtcaaatgcagagaaataatttccccattgtgggactaataaaggattgattattattattattattattactgcagACAGAGACAAGGTAAAACAGAGATACGTACAAGATTTTCTACGGTGGCTGAGAGAGCTCAATGCACTGCAATCTAAGAACACACAAGCcaatacaaaaaaacccaagCAATGAGTCCTCAGCCAAGACTCACAAACACAGCTTTGTGTTTGGTGAATTTGAAATATATCACCacgctaacacgctaaactaagatgatgGAGTGTGAACGGGTTTGTCATTTTATACCACCATATTTCAAACAGACTAAACATTATTTGTCCTCCAGGTGGAGCACAATACGAACAGAGCCGTTATCATCGACCTGGGACTGGCCAAGTTCTTCCGATTTGGCCTCAACTCTGCCATAGACATGGGGAACGAGGCCTACTCCGCCCCCGAGGTGCTGCAGAGACGCAGCCAGAGGGACCAGCGCTCCGACGTGTGGGCCATGGGTAAGATCATCGCTGAGTTCTGCGTCCGGATCCGACTTTACACGCCCAGCGTCTGTCCCGCCAAGATCAAGGAGATCATGGAGGATCAGCCGTACTGCCATGCTGTGTGCAGGATGGTGGACCCCAACCCTTCTCTGAGGGCCTCGGTGGGCGGGGTCATGAGTGAGATACGAAGGGCCGCAGGTGCAAGCGATGTCACCAATACACCCGTTCAGAAAGAGCTCCTTAAGCCGCCTCCGTCTCACGTTAACGTCAGAAACCTGTCTCCGTCACCAGTGGACAGAGGTGCACCTCCAGGAAACAGAGATCTATCGCCAAAGAACAGAGCCCCGTCACCATTTAACAGGGACCCTTCCCCAGTGAACAGAGCTCCGTCACCATTTAACAGGGACCCTTCCCCAGTGAACAGAGCTCCGTCACCATTTAACAGGGACCCTTCCCCAGTGAACAGGGCTCCATCACCATTTAACAGGGACCCTTCCCCAGTGAACAGAGCTCCGTCACCATTTAACAGGGACGCATCACCAATGAACAGAGCTCCGTCACCATTTAACAGGGACGCATCACCAATGAACAGAGCTCCGTCACCATTTAACAGAGATCCATTACCACACAACAAGTCTCCATCACCGCTGAAATGGGAACGCTCCCCCAAACCGGACTTTAAAGTTTTGCGACCTCAAGCCGCAATGCACATCCCTCCTTCccctcagaggtcagaggacaAGAACAAAAACCAGGCTATGGTCCCGACTAGCGGAGCCGAGCTTACCCAAGACTTCCTGAAAATGAGGATGTACCAAGAGGCTGCCAAGGATCTGCCCTGCAACCTGCCCACAACAGGGAGGGTGGTGGTGCGGCGCTTTGAGGAGAAAAATGGTGAGGTTGAAACGtgggagcagagggaggtggTGACTCGTGACGGGAAGATAATCAAGTTCGATGACGTCAAGTTTAATCATAAGTGAGAATACGAGTTTGAGGACTTGTTGTTTGGCAGAAACTCAAAAAGGAATGCATGCGCTGGTTGGATGGTGAGTTCAGGGTCAATTCACTTTTGGTATCTTCTTAAGAGAgcatgttaaaatatatttctactGTGTTAAAGAGTAAAATGAGTTTaagttacagttttttttggcAGTTTTTTGGCATAGTTGGCACCTATTGACTTGTTACATGTTAGAAACCTACAGAAATACAGTATGGCAGTTTGAAGGGACGATAAGAGAAATGGCTTTGGTTGCGCATAATGTTCAGCCATGTTAGGAATTTGATTGATAACTCATTTACTTGGCAAGAAAGAGAAATCTGCAGGCACAAACAACAAtctgtgaatgtttttcagCATATTAATGCATAAGACTGTGAACAGTTGGCACCTGTTTTTTTGGCAGTTTTTCTGGCACAGTTGGCACCTATTGACTTGTTACACGTTAGAAACCTACAGAAATACAGTATGGCAGTTTGAAGGGACGATAAGAGAAATGGCTTTGGTTGCGCATAATGTTCAGCCATGTTAGGGATTTGATTGATAGCTCATTTACTtggcaagaaagaaaaatctgcaGGCACAAACAACAATCTGTGAATTCTTTTCAGCATATTAATGCATAAGACTGTGAACACGGCTCGtacattgtgtgtatgtttatgtttgtaaatAAATTCTGAAACCTCAATTGCAGAGATAGATTTTGTTTCTTTGGGATGCtttatgtctgtatttattgaaacttttttttattagattgtCATTACTTTAGCTGttttagtaataataaaatctgAGAAGGTAATGAAAGCCAACATTATAATTGATGGTTGTAAAAAAGTAGTTACTCAATTCATACATACAGGTGTAACTGATTTTCATTAGGTCCAATATTTATAAGCTACATCCAGCTTTCATTGTTCAAGAAAGTCTCCATCCACATTTCAACCCTATTGGCTGAACAATGAAAATATGGTGATATTGCTAAAGGAGTCAATATCTAAAAGATTTGTGGTTTCTTAGCTACCTGGATATTTCaaacttgttaaaatatttcaattaaacatggtaaaaaaaattggGTCACGAACAAAGAAAGTCTTTGGAGATCCAACCAAAGCACTTTACACTTTAGCCCATTTCTCCTGAACTGCAGGTGTGGGTTTCTGGTTAACACatgcactgaaaaaaataataaataagataagataagataagataatcctttattagtcccgcagcggggaaatttgcaataaataaatacaaagccGGGGTGGGGGGTAATAATTCTCAGTATTTCCGAGATTGGAATTATAAATTTATGAATAAGAAGCCCAcaattttgaaatgttgttCTCCAAGCAACCCagctaaatgttttgtctttcacCTATAGGTGGGTATGATGCTGACTCACTTGAAATGTTGCACAAATCATCCTTACTGGGCATAATTTTAGGTGTTCTACAAAAAAGTATTGGCTACTATCAGCCACTTTGCATCAATCATCCCtctgtatatgtattttaaaatatatctaaattGCTAAAATAACACATACGaacaaatgacacattttaagtattttgcTAACCAAAAGCATTGCTTTTCTAAATGGTGtactgacctttttaaaaaccagAGGAGCTTGTTTCACAGTCCCtccctttgtttttgtgtaacaCCGATGCAGTAATGAACTGCATCTGACCCCACCAGCCTCTGGTAATCTGCACATGCAGGGTGCCTTAAAACACTGCTGACTGCCCTGAACTGTACTCACTGTTTCAAATTggaaaaactgtatttttcattttgcataatCAGAGATTTACAGGCTGTTTTTGTCACAAATTCAAAAGCATCACCTCTCAAGTGTCAGAAGTGTTTTGAGCCCTTTAAGAACTCTCTACATGAGGGTAAGCTTGGTTTTCTCTGTCAACAGCTACAGCTTgcatggatttattttattagctATCTGTGGATCTG
It encodes:
- the LOC129109919 gene encoding uncharacterized protein LOC129109919 isoform X1, coding for MTNPTGFLHPRQESGRGLNTQESGDAGLSSKMEHKFTDNYDKSALPAAEKGSSVMPIFQENLDMCHSPGRLYHAASSEAPPVSAEGGFTKITILPVVQKFPPQTLSEMSPEEETVKVLPSAAAISDGQPHVVVAEEGRSKMSTGPKCPPLAAGPRRIWSHRRRRAAGKYQKIYLLCAMAFTLVPGAKGFPAGGTPPAEDQKSKCLTCKDEEICPKLMNIFEHDSDNHLYHRDLNETFPECSVMSTPVNKSCNVCLNQSGIIIFCSEDVGPTKIDLEDSDGLPVDHIPTDCVHPRTQVVLVAHTRTRFGLIAPAVIFLIVVGVLVIK
- the LOC129109919 gene encoding uncharacterized protein LOC129109919 isoform X2, which gives rise to MTNPTGFLHPRQESGRGLNTQESGDAGLSSKMEHKFTDNYDKSALPAAEKGSSVMPIFQENLDMCHSPGRLYHAASSEAPPVSAEGGFTKITILPVVQKFPPQTLSEMSPEEETVKVLPSAAAISDGQPHVVVAEEGRSKMSTGPKCPPLAAGPRRIWSHRRRRAAGKYQKIYLLCAMAFTLVPGAKGFPGGTPPAEDQKSKCLTCKDEEICPKLMNIFEHDSDNHLYHRDLNETFPECSVMSTPVNKSCNVCLNQSGIIIFCSEDVGPTKIDLEDSDGLPVDHIPTDCVHPRTQVVLVAHTRTRFGLIAPAVIFLIVVGVLVIK